AAGCGGGAGATGTACGACCTGGGCGCGGACCCGTTCGCGCCGGGCGGCGGTGGAGGCGGCGCCGGAGGCTTCGGCGGTGCGGGTTTCCCGTTCAGCGACATCATGGACGCGTTCTTCGGGACGTCGGCGTCGCGCGGCCCCCGGTCGCGGGCGCGGCGCGGGCGGAACGCGACGCTGCGGGTCGAGCTCGACCTGTCGGAGACGGCGTTCGGCACCACCCGGGAGCTGACCGTCGACACCGCGGTCGCCTGCTCGGCCTGCGAGGCGACGGGCTGCGCGCCCGGCACCCACCCGGACACCTGCGACACCTGTCACGGGCGCGGCGAGGTGCAGCAGGTGCAGCGCTCGTTCCTCGGCCAGGTCATGACGGCCCGGCCGTGCCCCGCGTGCGGCGGGTTCGGCTCGGTGATCCGCAACCCGTGCACCGAGTGCTCCGGGGACGGACGCGTCCGCACCCGGCGCACCGTCAAGGTGAAGATCCCAGCGGGGGTGGAGAACGGCATCCACATCCAGCTCGCGGGTGAGGGCGAGGTCGGCCCGGGCGGCGGCCCGCCCGGCGACCTGTTCCTGGAGATCGTGGAGCGGGCCCATCCGATATACGAGCGGGAGGGCGACGACCTGCACTGCACGGTCGAGATCCCGATGACGGCGGCGGCCCTCGGCACCAGCGTCACGATCGAGACGCTCGACGCGGCCGAGGAGATCGACATCAAGCCGGGCACGCAGTCCGGCCAGGTGATCACCCTCTACAACCGGGGCGTGCGGCACCTCAACGAGAGCGGACGCGGCGACCTGATGATCCACGTGAACGTGGAGACGCCCGGCAAGCTCGACGAGGAGCAGGAGGAGCTGCTGCGGCGGCTCGCGACGCTGCGCGGCGAGGAGCGGCCGCCCGGCAAGTTCGCGCCCGGGCAGCGCGGCATGTTCTCCCGCCTGCGGGACGTGTTCAACCAGCACTGAAGAGAAACGGTCACGGCCTATCGGGAGGGCCGCGACGGTGACGACGAGGACCCCGGGGACGCCGTCCCCGGGGTCCGGTGACGTTGGGGGAGAGCGATGAGCGCACCGGTGTTCCTCGCCGGGACGGCCGCCCTGGAGCGCGATCGCGTCGTCCTGGACGGCCCCGAGGGGCGGCACGCGGCGACCGTCCGGCGGCTGCGGCCGGGCGAGCGCGTCGACCTCACCGACGGGGAGGGGCTGCTCGCCGAGTGCGTCGTGGTCGAGGCCGGCAAGTCGTCCCTCACGCTGGACGTCGCCGCCCGGCACCGGGAGCCGCCGCCCGAACCCCGGCTGGTCGTCGTGCAGGCGCTGCCCAAGGGCGACCGGGGCGAGCTGGCCGTGGAGACGATGACCGAGGCGGGCGTGGACGAGATCGTCCCGTGGGCCGCCGCGCGGTGCGTCACCCAGTGGCGTCCCGACCGCCGCGAGAAGGCGCTGAACCGCTGGCGGAACGCCGCCCGGGAGGCGGGCAAGCAGGCGCGGCGCGGCCGCCTGCCGCGGGTGCCGGAGCTCGCGTCGACCGCCGAGGTCGCGCGCCGGCTCGCGGCCGCGTCCGCCGCGTTCGTCCTGCACGAGGAGGCCGCCGAGCCGCTCAGCGCCGTCCGGCCGCCCGCGGCGGGGGAGATCGTCCTGGTGGTCGGTCCCGAGGGCGGGATCAGCGGGGACGAACTGGACGCGTTCGGCGCGGCCGGGGGCCGTCCGGTGCGGCTCGGCCCGACGGTGCTGCGCACGTCGACGGCGGGCGTCGCCGCGGCCGCCGTCCTGCAGGCCGCCACCGGCCGCTGGTGACCGCGCCGCGCACCGCCTGAGCCGGGCGCGGCGCGGTCACGGCCCGGTCAGGGACCGGCCGGGGCGGCGTCCTGCTCGCTCGTGGTCGACGGGGTGCCGCTGGCCGTCGGCGACGGTTCGTTGGTCGGCTCCGGCGAGGGGTCCGGCGGCGGGGGAGTCGTGGACGGCGCGTCGGTGGGCGACGACGGGGTCGGCGTCCGCCCGCCCGGGCAGGGCGTCCCGGCGGTCCCGCCGGTCTCCGGCGCGGCGCTGGGCGGGGGCGACGAGGGCGTGGCCGCGGTGCCGCCGCGCGGGATGACGCACGACGACAGCCCGGGCGAGGACGACGCCGCCCCGGGCTCCTCGGACGTGCTGGGCGTGGCGGTCGTCGACGGCGCGGGCGACGACGGGTCGCCGGGGACGACCGGCGGCGCGTGCGCGCCGGTGCGGTCCTTGGTGGAGTTGTCGCCTTCGCCGCCGGACGGGCCGTCGCCGGTGACGGTGTGCTGGATCAGCTCGATGGTCTGCGGGCCGGCCGTCACGCCGAACCCGGCGATGGCGACGGCCGCGGCGACGGCGAGCACGGGGCGCGCCCAGCCGACGGTGAGGCCGGCCGGCCCCAGCCGGGCGAGGGCGAACCGGCCGAGCGGCCCGCGCCGTTTTCCGCCCTCGGCTATTCGGGCGCGGATCCGGTCCAGGCCGTCATCGGCGGGGATGACCGATTCCGCCTCCGCGTTCAGTGCCCGGCGAAGGATTTCGCCGTGCTCGTCGGGGTCGGTGGTCATGAGAACTGCTCCAGGACGTTGCGTAGGGCGGTCATGCCGCGTGCGGTATGACTCTTGACCGCGCCGCGGGAGATCCCCATGGCGTTGGCGATCTCCGCCTCGGAGAGATCACCGTAGTAGCGCAGGACGAGCGCCTCCCGCTGGCGCGGTGGGAGCCGGGAGAGCGCGTCGATCACCGCCGAGCGTTCCAGTTCCCCGATGGCCCCGGCCTCCGCGCTCGGCATGTCCGGGAGCCCCTTGGGGGCGTACTTCTCGACGACGGCGCGGGGTGGCGAAGCACCGATCGGGACCGGTTCACCACCGACTGCCTCAGGTACGACAGGGCCTTGTCGGGGTCGCGGAGACGCCGCCAGCCGCCGTGCATCGCGACGAACGCGTCCTGGACGACCTCCTCGGCCGTCCCCGCGTCGCGCACGAGCATCGCGGCGAGCCTGACCAGTGATCGATAGTTGGCGCTGTAGAGGTTGGTCACCGCCTGGTCGGCGTCCCAGGCGACGGCGACGGCGCCGGCCGTGCCCCTGGCCACGAGGGTCTCGGTCACGTCTGTGGGACGCCCGCCCTCCTCGTCCGGTTTACGAAAGGGCATCTTCTGGTCTGCCTCGGTCACCTATCCGCCGCCTTTGCCGTCCCCCGGCCGCCCATTCGGTCGGCCTGCCCGAGAGCGGCATGAACCGGGCGTTCCCGACCGTGTCAAGGCGCGCCGCAAAGCCTGCGAACCGGGGGGTACGCCTTGAATTGACAACCTTAACCAGTGGCCGGTCGGAAACGGCTCGACAACCGGAGATCGATCGCGAAAACCCTATCGGCGCGGGGCGCCGCGGACCATGGCCGCGCGTGTCTCGATAGGATTCCGATCGCGGTCGCCGCCGCGGGAGGGGAGACACATGACCGACTGCCTGTTCTGCAAAATCGTGTCCGGGGACGTGCCCGCGAAGGTGGTCCGCTCGTCGGACCGGGCCCTCGCGTTCCGCGACATCAACCCGCAGGCGCCCACGCACGTACTGGTCATTCCGAAGGATCACCATCCGACGGTGGGCGAGCTGGCCGCGGCCGACGCCGAGCTGCTCGCCGAGGTGCTCCGCGAGGCGCATGAGGTCGCCGCGGACGAGGGCATCGCCGGCACCGGCTACCGGGTGGTGTTCAACACCGGCGCCCAGGCGGGCCAGACCGTCTTCCACGTGCACGCGCACGTGCTGGGCGGCCGCGGCCTGAACTGGCCGCCCGGCTGACCGCCGCCCGACCCCCGGCCCCGCCTCGGCCCGGGGCCGAGGGGCCGGGCCGGGGCTGACCGGGGCGCCGTTTCGCGGGCCGCGGACGCGCCGGGGCGCGCGGAAATACGGCGGCGCACCGTGGAGGGCGGTCGGTACCATGGAACCGACACACCTTGCACACCCGGAGCAGACAGAAGGCAGGTCTGAGAGGCCGCAAGGCCCGGCTGATGGTCGAATCAACTCACACCGGGCGCGACGACCGCGCCCAGATCAAGATCGTGGTGCCGGACGACCATTCGATGGTGAGCCTGCTGGGCTCCCGGGACGAGTTGCTCCACGCGGTCGAGCGCGCGTTCGGCGACGGCATCGACATCCACGTCCGCGGCAACGAGATCACCGCGACCGGGTCCCGGGCGGACACCGATCTGGTCTCGCGTCTCTTCACCGAGATGCTCGAGATGCTCAAGGGCGGCACCCAGCTCACCCCCGACGCCGTCGAGCGCAGCCTCGCGATGCTGCGCGGTGAGGGCGGCGCCCGTCCGGCCGAGGTGCTCAACCTGAACGTGCTGTCCGGCCGCGGCCGGACGATCCGCCCGAAGACGCTCAACCAGAAGCGGTACGTCGACGCGATCGACAAGCACACGATCGTGTTCGGCATCGGACCGGCGGGCACCGGCAAGACGTACCTGGCGATGGCCAAGGCCGTCCGCGCGCTGCAGGAGAAGCAGGTCAACCGCATCATCCTGACGCGCCCGGCGGTCGAGGCGGGGGAGCGGCTCGGGTTCCTGCCCGGCACGCTCTACGAGAAGATCGACCCGTACCTGCGGCCGTTGTACGACGCGCTGCACGACATGGTCGACCCCGACTCGATCCCGCGGCTGATGGCCGCCGGCACCATCGAGGTCGCCCCGCTGGCGTACATGCGCGGCAGGTCGCTCAACGACTCCTTCATCATCCTCGACGAGGCGCAGAACACCTCGCCCGAGCAGATGAAGATGTTCCTCACCCGGCTCGGGTTCGGCTCGAAGGTCGTGGTGACGGGCGACGTCACGCAGGTCGACCTGCCGAACGGGACGCAGAGCGGGCTGCGCGTCGTCCAGGACATCCTGCAGGACGTCGAGGACATCCACTTCTCCCGGCTGACCAGCCAGGACGTCGTCCGGCACAAGCTCGTCACCGAGATCGTGGACGCCTACAACCGTTACGACGAGTCGCGCGTGCCCGAGTTCAAGAAGGACGCGGCACGCGGCGGGTCCGGGCGCAAGCGGGGGCAGCGGTGAGCATCGAGGTGCTGAACGAGTCGGGCGCGGCGGTCGACGAGAACTCGCTCGCCGAACTGTCCCGGCACGTGCTGGACGGGCTCCGCGTGCATCCGCTCGCGGAGCTGTCGGTCCTGCTGGTCGACGAGGACGCGATGACCGAGCTGCACGTCAAGTGGATGGACGAGCCCGGTCCCACCGACGTGCTGTCGTTCCCGATGGACGAGCTGCGCCCGGGGCACCTGTCCGGCGGCACCGACGAGGACGAGGAGGCCGACCCGGGCCTGCTCGGCGACGTCGTCCTGTGCCCGTCGGTCGCCGAGCGGCAGGCCCGCACCGCCGGGCACAGCACCGGGGACGAGCTGGAGCTGCTGTGCACGCACGGCATCCTGCACCTCCTCGGGTACGACCACGCCGAGCCGGAGGAGCACAAGGAGATGTTCGGCCTGCAGGCCGAGCTGCTCACCTCCTGGCGGGAGAAACGCGGCCGGCGGTGACCACGGCGCAGGCGTGGCTGGCCGGGCTGGCGGCCCTTCTGGTGGTCCTCGCGGGCCTGCTGGCCAGCACCGAGACGGCCCTCGCGCGGGTCTCCCGGGTGACGGTCGAGGAGTTCGCGAAGGAACGCCGGCGCGGCTCGAAGAAGCTGGCCGAGGTCGTCGCCGACCCGGCCCGCTACGTGAACATGGTCCTGCTGCTGCGCATCGGCTGCGAGCTGATCGCCACCGTGATCGTCGCGGACCTGTGCATCTCGTGGCTGGACGAGACGTGGCCCGCCTACGTCGTCGCCGCCACGTTCATGATCGTGGTGAGCTACGTGGCGGTCGGGGTCGCGCCCCGCACGCTCGGCATCCAGCACGCCGACCGGATCGCGCTCGCGGGCGCCGCGCTGCTGCACCCGGTGACCCGCGTGTTCGGGCCGCTCCCGCGGCTGCTGATCCTGCTCGGCAACGCGCTGACGCCCGGCAAGGGCTTCCGCGAGGGGCCGTTCGCGTCCGAGGCCGAGCTGCGCGACCTGGTCGACCTGGCCGAGCAGCGCAGCCTCATCGAGCCGGACGAGCGCGAGATGATCCACTCGGTGTTCGAGCTCGGCGACACGCTCGTCCGCGAGGTGATGGTGCCGCGCACCGACATCGTGTTCGTCGAGCGCGGCAAGACGCTGCGGCGGGCGATGTCGCTGGCGCTGCGCAGCGGTTTCTCCCGCATCCCGGTGGTGGGCGAGAACGAGGACGACGTCGTCGGCATCGCCTACCTGAAGGACGTCGTGCGGCGCAGCCACGAGCACCACGCGGGCGAGTCGGTCGAGACCGTCGACTCGGTGATGCGCCCGGCGACGTTCGTCCCCGACAGCAAGCCGATCGACGAGCTGCTGCGGGAGATGCAGGCCCGCCGGATCCACGTCGCGATCGTCATCGACGAGTACGGCGGCACGGCGGGCCTCGTCACGATCGAGGACATCCTGGAGGAGATCGTCGGGGAGATCACCGACGAGTACGACCGGGAGATCCCACCGGTGACCTGGCTGGACGACGGCGCCGCCCGCGTCACCGCCCGGCTGCCGGTCGACGACCTCGCCGAGCTGTTCGACGTCGAGATCGACGCCGAGGACGTCGACACGGTCGGCGGCCTGCTGGCGCACGCCCTCGGCCGCGTCCCGATCGAGGGCTCGACGGCGGAGGTCGGCTCCGCGCCGCGCGGCCCCGACGACGATGACGACGACGCGGAGGGCGGGGCGGTCCTGTCGCTGAAGGCGGAGACGATCGCCGGACGCCGCAACCGCATCGGCACCGTCCTGGTGCGGCGCATCGACGACGGCGACCGGGAGTCCTGACGCCCGGTCCCGGTCGCGGAACGGGTCAGAGTGTGCTGCGGACCGTGCCGTCGGGCCCGGCGACCAGGACGGGCGCCTTGGGGCCGAGGTCGCGGACGGCGGCGACGTCCGACGGGTCGGGGGCGTCGGCGGCGGTGACGACGGCGGCGGCCTCGAGGTCCTCGGCGCCGCTGGACACCGCCATCGCGACCGCGACCTTGAGCGCGGACAGCCGCAGCGACGGCAGGTCCACGCTGGTCGCCGCGTAGGTGCGTCCGGTCTCGTCGCGCACGGCGGCGCCCTCGGCCGCGCCGTTGCGGGCCCGCGACGACCGCGCCAGGGTGATGATCTTCGCGTCCTCGGAGTTCAGCTCGCTCACGCCCCCGATCGTACGGGACTCGCTACAACTCGCCTCAAGTCGCCTCTACCCGCGGCAAGTGGCGTCACGCGCGGCGGCAAGCCGGCGCCAAGTGGGCGCCAAGCGGCGGACGGCACCCTCGGAGTCTCGAATCCGGACTCCTGGGGGAACGATATGTCCCGTCTGCTGTACCGCCTGGGCAGGGCCGCCGCCCTGCGGCCGTGGCGGTTCGTCGTGGTGTGGCTGGCGCTCGTCGCCGCGGTGGGCGGGGCCGCCGCGGCCGGCGGAGGCTCGCTGCAGGACGACTACACCCTTGAGGGAACCGGGTCGCAGCAGGCCACGGAGCTGCTGCGGGACCGGTTCCCGGCGCTGTCCGGCGCGGACGCCCGCGTCGTCGTCCGGGCGGCGGACGGGCGCGTCGACCCGTCCGCGCTCGCCGCCGCGCGCGGTGAGCTGCGCGCGTTGCCGCACGTCGGCGCGGTGGACCCGCCGCGCCCGAGCGCCGACGGACGCACCGCGCTGCTCACCGTCCGGTACTCGGTGCCGGTCACCGACCTGGAGACCGGGCCGACGCTCGACGCCCTCCGCGGCGCGACCGGGAGCCTGGCGGACGCCGGGTACCAGGTGGAGTTCGGCGGGCAGGTGCCCGAGAACGTCACCGCGCCCGGCGGGGTCGCGGAGGCGGCCGGGATCGTGGCCGCGCTGGTGATCCTGCTGCTGGCGTTCGGGTCGGTGGTGGCGGCCGGGCTGCCGCTGGTGGTCGCGCTGGCCGGGCTCGGCGTGGGCGTGTCGGGGATCACGCTGCTGGCGGCGGTCGCGAACGTGGCGACGACCGCGCCGACGCTCGCGATGATGGTGGGCCTCGGCGTCGGCATCGACTACGCGCTGTTCATCCTCACCCGGCACCGCGAGGGCCTCGCCGCGGGACTGGACGTGCCGGAGTCGGCGGGCCGCGCCATCGCCACCGCCGGGCAGTCGGTGCTGTTCGCGGGCTTCACCGTCCTGCTGGCGCTGTGCGGGCTGGTGCTGTCCCGGATCCCGGTGTTCATGACGATGGGCTTCGCGACCGGGATCGTGGTGGCGGCGACAGTGGCGAGCGCCGTCACGCTGCTGCCCGCGGTGCTCGGCCTGGCCGGACGGCGAGTGCTGCGCCGCCGCGACCGCGCGTCCGGCGCGGCGCCCGCGGCCGAGTCGCCGCGCATCCGCCGCTGGGCGCTGCACGTGGGCCGCCGCCCGTGGCCGTGGCTGCTGGCCGGGCTCGTGCTCATGCTCACGCTCGCCGCGCCCGCCCTCGGCATGCGCACGTGGCCGAGCGACGCGGGCAGCGAGCCGGAGTCCAACACCGTCCGGCAGGCGTACGACCTGGTCGCCGACGCGTACGGGCCGGGCGCGAACGGCCCGCTGCTGGTCGCCGTCGACCTGACCGAGACCGGCCCGGCCGCGCTGCCGGGGCTGCGCGACCGGCTCGCCGCCACCGAGGGCGTCGCGTCCGTCGCGCCGCCCCGGCTGTCGGTAGCCCGCGACGCGGCGGTGCTCGTCGTGACGCCCGAGTACGGGCCGCAGGACGAGCGCGTCACCCCGCTCGTCGATCGCGTCCGGGCGGACGTCCTGCCGCCGGGCGCGGAGGTCACCGGGATGACGGCGGCCTACGTGGACCTGTCGCGGATGCTGTC
The nucleotide sequence above comes from Actinomadura algeriensis. Encoded proteins:
- the dnaJ gene encoding molecular chaperone DnaJ, which translates into the protein MANDYYATLGVRRDASADEVKKAYRRLARELHPDVNPDPETQEKFKEITQAYEVLSDPKKREMYDLGADPFAPGGGGGGAGGFGGAGFPFSDIMDAFFGTSASRGPRSRARRGRNATLRVELDLSETAFGTTRELTVDTAVACSACEATGCAPGTHPDTCDTCHGRGEVQQVQRSFLGQVMTARPCPACGGFGSVIRNPCTECSGDGRVRTRRTVKVKIPAGVENGIHIQLAGEGEVGPGGGPPGDLFLEIVERAHPIYEREGDDLHCTVEIPMTAAALGTSVTIETLDAAEEIDIKPGTQSGQVITLYNRGVRHLNESGRGDLMIHVNVETPGKLDEEQEELLRRLATLRGEERPPGKFAPGQRGMFSRLRDVFNQH
- a CDS encoding histidine triad nucleotide-binding protein: MTDCLFCKIVSGDVPAKVVRSSDRALAFRDINPQAPTHVLVIPKDHHPTVGELAAADAELLAEVLREAHEVAADEGIAGTGYRVVFNTGAQAGQTVFHVHAHVLGGRGLNWPPG
- the ybeY gene encoding rRNA maturation RNase YbeY; the protein is MSIEVLNESGAAVDENSLAELSRHVLDGLRVHPLAELSVLLVDEDAMTELHVKWMDEPGPTDVLSFPMDELRPGHLSGGTDEDEEADPGLLGDVVLCPSVAERQARTAGHSTGDELELLCTHGILHLLGYDHAEPEEHKEMFGLQAELLTSWREKRGRR
- a CDS encoding 16S rRNA (uracil(1498)-N(3))-methyltransferase; the protein is MSAPVFLAGTAALERDRVVLDGPEGRHAATVRRLRPGERVDLTDGEGLLAECVVVEAGKSSLTLDVAARHREPPPEPRLVVVQALPKGDRGELAVETMTEAGVDEIVPWAAARCVTQWRPDRREKALNRWRNAAREAGKQARRGRLPRVPELASTAEVARRLAAASAAFVLHEEAAEPLSAVRPPAAGEIVLVVGPEGGISGDELDAFGAAGGRPVRLGPTVLRTSTAGVAAAAVLQAATGRW
- a CDS encoding cytidine/deoxycytidylate deaminase family protein, yielding MSELNSEDAKIITLARSSRARNGAAEGAAVRDETGRTYAATSVDLPSLRLSALKVAVAMAVSSGAEDLEAAAVVTAADAPDPSDVAAVRDLGPKAPVLVAGPDGTVRSTL
- a CDS encoding PhoH family protein, encoding MVESTHTGRDDRAQIKIVVPDDHSMVSLLGSRDELLHAVERAFGDGIDIHVRGNEITATGSRADTDLVSRLFTEMLEMLKGGTQLTPDAVERSLAMLRGEGGARPAEVLNLNVLSGRGRTIRPKTLNQKRYVDAIDKHTIVFGIGPAGTGKTYLAMAKAVRALQEKQVNRIILTRPAVEAGERLGFLPGTLYEKIDPYLRPLYDALHDMVDPDSIPRLMAAGTIEVAPLAYMRGRSLNDSFIILDEAQNTSPEQMKMFLTRLGFGSKVVVTGDVTQVDLPNGTQSGLRVVQDILQDVEDIHFSRLTSQDVVRHKLVTEIVDAYNRYDESRVPEFKKDAARGGSGRKRGQR
- a CDS encoding hemolysin family protein, producing the protein MTTAQAWLAGLAALLVVLAGLLASTETALARVSRVTVEEFAKERRRGSKKLAEVVADPARYVNMVLLLRIGCELIATVIVADLCISWLDETWPAYVVAATFMIVVSYVAVGVAPRTLGIQHADRIALAGAALLHPVTRVFGPLPRLLILLGNALTPGKGFREGPFASEAELRDLVDLAEQRSLIEPDEREMIHSVFELGDTLVREVMVPRTDIVFVERGKTLRRAMSLALRSGFSRIPVVGENEDDVVGIAYLKDVVRRSHEHHAGESVETVDSVMRPATFVPDSKPIDELLREMQARRIHVAIVIDEYGGTAGLVTIEDILEEIVGEITDEYDREIPPVTWLDDGAARVTARLPVDDLAELFDVEIDAEDVDTVGGLLAHALGRVPIEGSTAEVGSAPRGPDDDDDDAEGGAVLSLKAETIAGRRNRIGTVLVRRIDDGDRES
- a CDS encoding MMPL family transporter; amino-acid sequence: MSRLLYRLGRAAALRPWRFVVVWLALVAAVGGAAAAGGGSLQDDYTLEGTGSQQATELLRDRFPALSGADARVVVRAADGRVDPSALAAARGELRALPHVGAVDPPRPSADGRTALLTVRYSVPVTDLETGPTLDALRGATGSLADAGYQVEFGGQVPENVTAPGGVAEAAGIVAALVILLLAFGSVVAAGLPLVVALAGLGVGVSGITLLAAVANVATTAPTLAMMVGLGVGIDYALFILTRHREGLAAGLDVPESAGRAIATAGQSVLFAGFTVLLALCGLVLSRIPVFMTMGFATGIVVAATVASAVTLLPAVLGLAGRRVLRRRDRASGAAPAAESPRIRRWALHVGRRPWPWLLAGLVLMLTLAAPALGMRTWPSDAGSEPESNTVRQAYDLVADAYGPGANGPLLVAVDLTETGPAALPGLRDRLAATEGVASVAPPRLSVARDAAVLVVTPEYGPQDERVTPLVDRVRADVLPPGAEVTGMTAAYVDLSRMLSERLWPVIGAVVATSFVMLVFVFRSILAPLKAALMNLLSIAAAYGVLTAVFQWGWGAELLGLPHSVPVSSFILLLMFAVLFGVSMDYEVFLLSRVREEWLRHGDARGSVSGGLAVTGRVITSAALIMVAVFLGFAADPGLVIKQMGVGLAVAVALDATIVRLVLVPAAMALLGRGNWWLPGWLDRLLPNVDPHGGAVPAPADAGPRAPEPSRA